Proteins encoded in a region of the Coregonus clupeaformis isolate EN_2021a chromosome 9, ASM2061545v1, whole genome shotgun sequence genome:
- the LOC121574441 gene encoding D(1)-like dopamine receptor produces MDLNFSMVRDSDNLLERNSSKRVLTGCFLFALILTTLLGNTLVCVAVTKFRHLRSKVTNFFVISLAISDLLVAILVMPWKAATEIVGFWPFGTFCNIWVAFDIMCSTASILNLCVISVDRYWAISSPFRYERKMTPKVAFIMISVAWTLSVLISFIPVQLNWHKAAVLELNSTYGELPPDNCDSSLNRTYAISSSLISFYIPVAIMIVTYTRIYRIAQIQIRRISALERAAESAKNRHSSMGNNSNMETESSFKMSFKRETKVLKTLSVIMGVFVCCWLPFFILNCMVPFCEPNSTSDFLCISPATFDVFVWFGWANSSLNPIIYAFNADFRKAFSILLGCHILCPGSNAIEIVSINNNGAQPPASQYQSKGHIPKERNNATYVIPHSILCQEEELQKKNEVVIKTLEKLSPSLSGNLDSDADVINPITQNGQHKAVTC; encoded by the coding sequence atggatttGAACTTCTCCATGGTCCGCGATAGCGATAATTTGCTGGAGAGAAACTCATCCAAGCGTGTTCTGACAGGCTGCTTTCTCTTTGCGCTCATCCTGACCACACTGCTGGGGAACACACTGGTATGTGTTGCCGTCACCAAGTTCCGCCACCTGCGCTCAAAGGTCACCAACTTCTTTGTGATCTCTTTGGCCATCTCAGACCTGCTGGTGGCCATCTTGGTGATGCCATGGAAGGCAGCGACGGAGATCGTGGGCTTCTGGCCCTTTGGAACCTTCTGCAACATCTGGGTGGCATTCGACATCATGTGCTCCACAGCGTCCATTTTGAACTTATGTGTCATCAGCGTGGACAGATATTGGGCGATCTCAAGCCCATTCCGCTACGAGAGGAAGATGACACCCAAGGTGGCATTTATTATGATCAGTGTGGCATGGACGCTGTCTGTGCTCATCTCCTTCATCCCTGTGCAGTTGAACTGGCACAAGGCTGCGGTGTTGGAGCTCAACAGCACTTACGGGGAGCTGCCTCCGGACAACTGCGACTCCAGCCTTAACAGGACTTAtgccatctcctcctccctcatcagCTTCTACATCCCTGTGGCAATCATGATCGTGACTTACACCCGGATTTACAGAATCGCCCAGATACAAATCAGGAGGATCTCAGCCCTGGAGAGAGCTGCGGAGAGTGCCAAGAACCGCCACAGCAGCATGGGGAACAACTCCAACATGGAGACGGAGAGCTCCTTCAAGATGTCTTTCAAAAGAGAAACCAAAGTCCTAAAGACCCTCTCTGTCATAATGGGTGTGTTTGTATGCTGCTGGCTGCCCTTCTTTATCCTCAACTGCATGGTGCCCTTCTGTGAGCCCAACAGCACCTCTGATTTCCTCTGCATTAGCCCTGCGACCTTTGACGTGTTCGTCTGGTTCGGCTGGGCCAACTCCTCACTCAACCCCATCATATATGCCTTCAACGCGGACTTCCGCAAAGCGTTCTCCATCCTGCTGGGCTGCCACATACTCTGCCCGGGCAGCAATGCCATAGAGATAGTGAGCATTAACAACAATGGAGCTCAGCCGCCTGCATCCCAGTATCAGTCCAAAGGGCACATTCCCAAGGAGAGAAACAATGCCACCTATGTGATTCCCCACAGCATCCTATGTCAGGAGGAGGAGCTGCAGAAGAAGAATGAGGTTGTGATTAAGACCTTGGAGAAACTGTCCCCATCCCTTTCTGGGAACTTGGACAGCGATGCCGACGTGATTAATCCTATAACTCAGAACGGCCAACACAAAGCTGTGACATGTTGA